From Staphylococcus sp. M0911, a single genomic window includes:
- a CDS encoding YtxH domain-containing protein codes for MKVTRVLFGIGVGVAAGFAVSLRNRDDQSVKNNTIDGGQPTGAQSELQRELETMKQSFNDILNYSSQIKNEGTEFGSSIGDEIKTLIGNFKSDINPNIEKLQSHIENLQNRGEEISNTFSKEK; via the coding sequence ATGAAAGTAACACGCGTATTGTTTGGTATTGGCGTAGGTGTTGCCGCAGGTTTCGCAGTCTCATTGCGTAATCGTGATGACCAAAGCGTTAAAAATAACACGATTGATGGCGGACAACCAACTGGCGCTCAATCAGAGTTACAACGTGAACTAGAAACAATGAAACAATCATTTAATGACATATTAAATTATAGTTCACAAATTAAAAATGAAGGAACAGAATTTGGTAGTTCAATCGGTGATGAAATCAAAACATTAATCGGTAACTTCAAGTCTGATATTAACCCTAATATTGAAAAGCTACAATCTCACATTGAGAATTTACAAAACCGTGGCGAAGAAATCAGTAACACATTTTCTAAAGAAAAATAA
- a CDS encoding type I toxin-antitoxin system Fst family toxin, whose amino-acid sequence MTEIFVHIATTVFSGCIVTLFAHWLRHRNDK is encoded by the coding sequence ATGACTGAAATCTTTGTTCATATCGCAACTACTGTTTTTAGTGGTTGTATCGTTACATTATTTGCGCATTGGCTACGCCATCGTAACGATAAGTAA
- a CDS encoding DUF3267 domain-containing protein: protein MFLCTRQIDIHERFGIPRIAFMSIVGTIIMFLFSYEVMYFFSNTPLSDKHFLIVLVLIFFMYPLHKGVHLLFFLPFYKSFRIHKLTRKKWIPYFNTYVNTPIHKVYFCINLILPFILISSLFIFLCMYFPQYGHYCMFLLALNFGFSVLDLLYLKILVFSNYGNYIEEHQSGVHILKKEKFVSTL from the coding sequence ATGTTTTTATGTACAAGACAAATTGATATTCATGAAAGATTTGGTATACCTAGAATTGCATTCATGAGCATCGTTGGTACCATTATAATGTTTTTGTTTAGTTATGAAGTCATGTACTTTTTTAGTAACACGCCATTATCAGATAAACATTTTTTGATTGTGCTTGTACTTATATTTTTTATGTATCCATTGCATAAAGGGGTTCATTTATTATTTTTCTTACCCTTTTACAAATCATTTCGAATTCATAAATTAACTCGAAAGAAATGGATTCCATATTTTAATACTTATGTAAATACACCTATTCATAAAGTTTATTTTTGTATCAACTTGATATTACCTTTTATATTAATATCATCTTTATTTATTTTTTTATGTATGTATTTCCCTCAATATGGACATTATTGTATGTTTCTATTAGCACTTAATTTTGGTTTTTCTGTACTTGATTTACTTTATTTAAAAATCCTAGTGTTTTCAAACTATGGTAATTATATTGAAGAACATCAATCAGGCGTTCACATTTTAAAAAAAGAAAAATTCGTTTCTACTTTATAA
- a CDS encoding ABC transporter ATP-binding protein, whose amino-acid sequence MTVKVEHLTGGYGKRPVIKDINFELKKGEIVGLIGLNGAGKSTTIKHMLGLLTPTSGSLSISNTNITDDIETYRRKLSYIPESPVIYDELTLQEHIEMTAMAYGLSQEEAMKRAEPLLKIFRLQDELKVFPSHFSKGMKQKVMIICAFIVNPELYIIDEPFLGLDPLGIQSMLDLMVEKKNEGRTVLMSTHILATAERYCDRFIILDKGEVVAFGNLEELRTQTGLNHHTLDDIYIHVTQGGHANE is encoded by the coding sequence ATGACAGTAAAAGTAGAACATCTAACAGGTGGTTACGGTAAACGACCTGTAATTAAGGATATTAATTTTGAATTAAAAAAAGGCGAAATCGTTGGATTAATTGGTCTGAATGGTGCTGGTAAAAGTACTACGATCAAACATATGTTAGGACTTTTAACACCTACATCAGGCTCATTATCAATTTCAAATACTAATATAACAGACGATATTGAAACATATCGTCGAAAATTATCATATATTCCAGAATCACCAGTTATTTATGATGAATTAACGTTACAAGAACATATTGAAATGACTGCAATGGCATATGGTCTATCTCAAGAAGAAGCAATGAAAAGGGCAGAACCATTATTAAAAATATTTAGGTTACAAGATGAATTAAAAGTCTTCCCAAGCCATTTTTCAAAAGGTATGAAGCAAAAAGTGATGATCATATGTGCTTTTATTGTTAATCCTGAATTGTACATTATTGACGAACCATTTTTAGGTTTAGACCCATTAGGTATACAGTCCATGCTTGATTTAATGGTAGAAAAGAAAAATGAAGGGCGTACAGTGTTAATGAGTACACATATCTTAGCCACTGCCGAACGCTACTGTGATCGTTTTATCATTTTAGATAAAGGTGAAGTTGTGGCCTTTGGAAATTTAGAGGAATTAAGAACGCAAACTGGTCTAAATCATCATACACTTGATGATATTTATATACATGTTACTCAAGGTGGACATGCCAATGAATAA
- a CDS encoding foldase protein PrsA — protein MKAFNKIMIPVTASALLLGACGSDSTDSKENTLISSKAGDVKVEDVMKKIGKDQIASKSFSIALDKILADKYKDKVDTKDIDKDIKKEEKQYGGKEQFESVLKQQGMSMDEYKDQKRLSAYQKELLNDKIKVSDKEIKDNTKKASHILIKVKSKDSDKEGLSDKKAKQKAEEIQKEVSKDPSKFGEIAKKESMDKSSAKKDGSLGYVTKGQMMESFDKALFKLKEGEVSKVIKTDYGYHIIKADKETDFNSEKSNLKSKILEQKIQKDPKLLTDAYKEILDEYKVDYKDRDIKKAVDDTILDPDKIKQQEQQSSQGGASMQQGAPGMTGS, from the coding sequence ATGAAAGCATTTAACAAAATCATGATACCAGTGACAGCAAGTGCCCTTTTACTAGGTGCATGTGGCTCAGATTCGACAGATTCAAAAGAGAACACGCTCATATCATCTAAAGCTGGTGATGTTAAAGTTGAGGATGTTATGAAGAAAATTGGCAAAGATCAAATTGCTAGTAAATCATTCAGTATCGCTCTAGATAAAATTCTCGCTGATAAATATAAAGATAAAGTAGATACTAAAGATATTGATAAAGATATCAAAAAAGAAGAAAAGCAATATGGTGGTAAAGAACAATTTGAAAGTGTTTTAAAACAACAAGGTATGTCAATGGATGAATACAAAGATCAAAAACGTTTATCTGCTTATCAGAAAGAATTATTAAATGATAAGATTAAAGTTTCGGACAAAGAAATCAAAGATAATACTAAAAAAGCTTCTCATATCTTAATCAAAGTCAAATCTAAAGATAGTGATAAAGAAGGCTTATCAGATAAGAAAGCTAAACAAAAAGCTGAAGAAATTCAAAAAGAAGTTTCCAAAGATCCAAGTAAATTTGGAGAAATCGCCAAAAAAGAATCAATGGATAAATCTAGTGCTAAAAAAGATGGTTCCCTTGGTTATGTAACAAAAGGTCAAATGATGGAAAGCTTCGACAAAGCACTATTTAAACTTAAAGAAGGTGAAGTTTCTAAAGTTATCAAAACTGATTATGGTTACCATATCATTAAAGCTGACAAAGAAACTGACTTTAATTCAGAAAAATCAAATCTAAAATCTAAAATTTTAGAACAAAAAATTCAAAAAGATCCTAAATTACTTACCGATGCTTATAAAGAAATTCTAGATGAATATAAAGTAGATTATAAAGATAGAGATATTAAAAAAGCTGTTGATGATACAATTTTAGATCCAGACAAGATTAAACAACAAGAACAACAGTCATCACAAGGTGGCGCTAGCATGCAACAAGGTGCTCCAGGAATGACAGGCTCATAA
- a CDS encoding HIT family protein — protein sequence MSETIFSKIITGEIPSFKIYENDYVYAFLDISQVTKGHTLLIPKKASANIFETDEETMKHIGVALPKVANAIKKAFNPDGLNIIQNNGEFADQSVFHLHFHLIPRYENDIDGFGYKWETHEETLNDEVKKEIAAQIQAQFE from the coding sequence ATGTCTGAAACGATTTTCAGTAAAATTATTACTGGTGAAATTCCTAGCTTTAAAATTTATGAAAATGATTATGTCTATGCCTTTTTAGATATTTCTCAAGTAACGAAAGGTCATACACTGTTAATCCCTAAAAAAGCCTCAGCAAATATCTTTGAAACAGATGAAGAAACAATGAAACATATAGGTGTTGCTCTTCCTAAAGTGGCAAATGCAATTAAAAAAGCATTTAATCCTGATGGCTTAAACATTATACAAAATAATGGTGAATTCGCCGATCAATCTGTTTTCCATTTACATTTCCATTTAATTCCAAGATATGAAAATGACATTGATGGTTTTGGTTATAAATGGGAAACACATGAAGAAACGTTAAATGATGAAGTCAAAAAAGAAATTGCTGCTCAAATTCAAGCTCAATTTGAATAA
- a CDS encoding ABC transporter permease, protein MNNQATTLFRKRQKAIRKEKNYYNKFIFNGHFTVFLLILFGAFIMGYGEWLKHIPKHIDYALITSMIIAIASLFPLRTLLKEADQIFLLPFEKYMKRYMSLSIQYSYFARIIMQLVLLIVPFPLFYKLNHHHLQYYIVFVVIALILPYLVLCLRWIGYQLGVSTWLMNIGFFIILSINYYLILGMQTYFALIITLVILILIVILKSKADKQLYPWDRMIGVEHRHYTNYYKFVNMFTDVKHLRESAVRRSYLDFILPVPKGKKFNANQMYLYLFIRSFVRGRDAFSIILRLTLIAVILMVWLSNPVVSILIGSLFMYITLLQMSQFYTQQAYGLWPQVWPVPDTIVIKGYEKFLYRLMIIIGLILTITFSIMNPTLFFFSIVFFLVGYLTIRSTIKKLKYQETLLRD, encoded by the coding sequence ATGAATAATCAGGCAACGACATTATTTAGAAAGCGTCAAAAGGCGATACGTAAAGAAAAGAATTACTACAATAAATTTATTTTTAATGGTCATTTTACTGTCTTTCTTTTAATCTTGTTCGGTGCTTTTATCATGGGGTATGGAGAGTGGTTAAAACATATACCTAAGCATATCGATTATGCACTTATAACTAGTATGATTATCGCGATTGCTTCATTATTTCCATTAAGAACATTATTAAAAGAAGCAGATCAGATTTTTTTATTACCGTTTGAAAAGTATATGAAACGATATATGTCATTAAGTATTCAATATAGTTACTTTGCAAGAATAATAATGCAATTGGTATTACTCATTGTACCATTTCCATTATTTTATAAATTAAATCATCACCATTTGCAGTACTATATTGTTTTTGTAGTAATTGCACTAATATTACCCTATTTAGTATTATGCCTAAGATGGATTGGTTATCAATTAGGTGTATCAACTTGGTTAATGAATATAGGCTTTTTTATTATTTTAAGTATTAACTATTATTTGATTCTCGGAATGCAAACGTATTTCGCGTTAATTATCACGTTAGTCATATTAATATTGATTGTTATTTTAAAATCTAAAGCAGACAAACAATTATACCCATGGGATAGAATGATTGGGGTAGAACATAGACATTATACTAATTATTATAAGTTTGTAAATATGTTTACCGATGTCAAACATCTTAGAGAATCTGCGGTTAGACGTAGTTATTTAGATTTTATCTTGCCGGTACCAAAAGGTAAAAAGTTTAATGCAAATCAAATGTATTTATATTTATTTATACGAAGTTTTGTACGTGGTAGAGATGCTTTCAGCATCATATTAAGATTGACACTTATTGCGGTGATATTAATGGTATGGCTTTCAAATCCAGTAGTATCTATATTAATAGGTAGTCTGTTTATGTATATTACTTTATTACAAATGTCTCAGTTTTATACTCAACAAGCCTATGGACTATGGCCACAGGTTTGGCCAGTACCTGATACAATTGTTATCAAGGGTTATGAGAAGTTTTTATATAGACTTATGATTATTATTGGTTTGATATTAACAATTACATTTTCAATCATGAATCCAACATTATTTTTCTTTTCAATCGTATTCTTCTTAGTTGGTTATTTAACAATTAGAAGTACCATTAAAAAATTAAAATACCAAGAAACATTATTAAGAGATTAA